The uncultured Subdoligranulum sp. genomic sequence AACCACATGGGAGCAACCATATTCCCGGTGGCCTGTATCATCTTTTGGATTGCGATATGCACCATATTGGGGATTTGCATGAACGAACATACACCCATATAGGCAATACTCAACTGATAGATTTCTTCATTACTGGTGAATGCCCGAAAATAGGGTTTCATAATCAGTAATGACAGAAGATTGAGCAAAGCACCAATTCCAAAGGCCAGCAATAATCCATGTGTGACGGTGGCATTCGCCTCATCCTGCTTTTTCTGTCCAAGATACCCCGCAATCAACACATTCACACCAACGCCGATCCAAATAGAAGCTGCGTTCATCAGAGTTGTAATGGGAAACGACAGGGAAACCGCCGTCAACGCATTCTCACTCAGCCGCGCTACAAACGCGCTGTCTATCAGGTTATAGGAATATTGCAGAAACATGGAGATCAGCGGCGGTATCGACATTTGCCAGATGAGTTTTCCAACGGGCGCAACCGCCATTTTGTTATTGGTCTGCATACTTTCCCTCCTCTCCACAAAGTGTCCGGCGCAAAAAAAATTGCGCCGGACAGCAGGTTATTAAATCCGAACAATATAGTTTTGTTTGCGTGCTGCGGGCTGACCGGCTTCCTTAGCTGGATAACCCAATGCAATCGCTCCGACGCCACGCAAGGTTTCCGGCAGCTTCCACTCCCGCAGGAGAGCCTTACCGCTTTCACTGTCGAAAATCTCACGTTCCCGATGTACCCATACGGTTCCCAGCCCAAGAGCATGGGCGGCGAGCATCATATTTTCAAGGACGCAGCTTCCATCCTCTACAAAGGTGTTTGCGGAGCCATCTGCCAGAACCAAAATCACGACAGGCGCGCCATAATAAGGGTCTGTATTGTTCCCCATCACTTCTGCGTTTAACCTGGCGATTTCCTGCCGGTATTTAGGGTCTGTGATTGCAATGATGGTAGGGGATTGACGTCCTCCGCCGGTAGGTGCATAAGTCCCGGCTTCCAGTACAGCGTCCAACGCCTCGGAAGGGACAGGTTGCGGTTTGTAAGCCCGTACACTACGGCGCGTCTTGATCAGAGATAAGAAGTTGTTTTCCATAAAAAATCATCCTCCATTCTGTCAACATTTCCGAGATGCAGGCAACAAAAAAGCCACACAACTATCATAAGACAGTTGTGTGGCAAAAAGATGACCGAATCCGGAAAAGTCCACTCAAATTTTACGTCTATTATTATAGCGAGCTTTCGGGAGACCGTCAAGCATCAATCTTTACGGAATTGTGGCGGCTGTCTGTTGCTTTTTGTGTTACTTTATGGCACATGAGCATTTGCTCTGGGGTCATCACAAACACCTCCGACGTGCCTTTCAATTTGCTTTATTATAGCATGCCGAACCGGGAAAAGGCTATTGGTAGCAGGAAAGACTTCTGAAAAAATTGAATAGAGCGATAATTTTGGAGCGACCCGGAATGCGGGATGGAGTAATTTGTCCGCTTGTTGCTTCAAAAGTGCTCAAAGTTGTGTAATGGCGGGAAGTGCGCATCTATTTCTACAGGATATCAACCGATTTTTTCGGCTTCTAATTATTTGCTAATTTTTGCTAAGGTACCGTCAAGAGTTATGCGCAAATTTGTTTGCAGGGTCTGGCATGAGTGAAGTCAGCCAGCAATGGAGGCATCTTCAAGGGCGGCCTCCAGGTGCTTCATGTTCATGTACTTCTTGTTGCCCCACTGGGTGCCGGCCACATGGCGCAGCCGGGCACAGACCAGCATAAGGGCGGAATTGCCGTCCGGGAAACTGCCCACCACACGGGTACGGCGGCGGATCTCCCGGTTGAGTCGTTCAATAACGTTATTGGTACGGATGCGAGTCCAGTGCTCGCTGGGAAAATCGCAGTAGGTCAGCGTCTCCTCAATGCCATCCTCTACCTTCTTGGCCGCCTCTTTCAGTTTCATGGAGCGCAGTTCTTCCACCACAGCTTTGGCCTTTTCCCGGGCTGCTTTCTTGCTTTCCTGGGCGTGGATCGCCTTGAGCATTTTGGCTACCAGTTTTACCTTGGAACGAGGAGTGACTGAGAACACATTGCGGTAGAAATGGACAGTACACCGCTGGTACTTGGCTTCAGGGAATACTTCTTCTACAGCCTCCAGCATACCAAGGCACTTGTCGCCAACAATGAGTTTCACACCGTCCAGACCTCGGCCACGCAGCCACTGGAAGAAGCTGACCCAGCTGGACTTGTCCTCCTTCATGCCCTCGGCGGCACCCAGAACCTCACGGTATCCGTCCTCATTGACCGCAATTGCCACAAGAATGGCTACGTTTTCAAATTCGCCGCCCCAGTTACGGCGCAGATAGATCCCATCCACATAGACATACGGATATCGTCCGCCTTGCAGAGGACGGTTCCGCCAATCCTCGATGTGGACATACGCTTTCTTGTTTAACTCACTTATAGTGGAGGGAGAGACTTTGCTGCCCCAGAGGGCCTCGGTAATATCCTCCACACGCCGAACGGATACGCCTGCCAGGTACATCTCAATGAGGGCTTCTTCCACGCTGCTCTCCCGGCGGCGATACCGCTCAATGATGGCGGTTTCAAAGGAGATCCCCTTGAGCTTGGGCACCTTCAGGGTAACGTTCCCGGATGTAGTGGTGAGATTTCGGTTGTAGTGGCCGCTGCGATAGCCCTGACGCTGCTCATTGCGCTCGTACCGGGCCGCCTGGGTCAGCTTCTCCGCCTCGGCCTCCAGCAGTTCGTTGAGGGTTTCCTCTACGCTGCCTCGTACCAGTTCTTTGATTTGACCCTTGATTACTTCCTCGTTAAGCTGTACAATCTTTTCGGACATGGTTTGCTGTCTCCTTTCAGAATGGTGTGTCGTGACTTCATTCTACCAGAGGGCTGCAAACCATGTCTCTTTTTATCTACTTTTCAATTTGCGAAACTTATTGTACCTTATCTTTGCTAATTATGATTATTAGAATAATGATTAGAAAAAACGGGGCCGTGTTATACAGACTTCGTCAATCATTCAAAGTGTGCTTATACTAGAACAGGGGAGCCGGGCAAATACCCGGCTCCCCGTTTTTATCATTGTTTTGGCATGCCACGCTCTGCACCGGAGTTTACTCCACGGTGGAACTGAGCGGCTTGGGGCGCAATGGCAGAAAGAGTTTATCGGATTTGTTCCAAGATGGGAGTTAATGCATTGTAGTCTACAAAGTCTACCTTGGTGTTATAGGTTTCGATCATGGCCCTGACTTCAGCGGTTTTCTTCTCGTCCGGTAGACGTTTCGCTTTGTTATACAAAAGCGTCATCATGGTTTTGTGTAAAACGCTTAGTTTGCTGTAGTCAATCCCGCCTCGCAGATGAAACAGGACTGTGTTTTGCAAGAGGTTTGCCGGAACTTGTTTAGAGACGGATTGGCGAATGTTGCGGATGTTTTCCGGATCGGTTACATCCGCGAGCCCTACAGTCACCAAAAGCAATTTTGCCGCAGGCGGGATGAGCTTCACGGTGCGTTTTAATCCCTTGACACCGCCTGCGTACAGACCACCCAAATAGATAATTCTGCTGTAATTCTGCAGTGTTTTTACATCTTCATAGCCTATGGCGTCAATACCACTTAATTGCGACAGCTTTTCAGCATACCTTTTCGTTGTGCCGTATTCACTGCCATACACAATGATCTGGTTCATAGGTTTCCTCCGAATTTGATTGTGAGACACAAGGGGACAGTTAACGATACTCTCTGTGTTACGACGTATCATCAGTTACGGATTTGCAGTTCTTTTTCAGCTAAAAATGCTAACTGACATTGAAGGATATATCGATTGTCCATTTCTGTAATCGCGCAAGACGGTTTACTGGTCGTGGTCGGCAAAGTGGTGACCTTAACGGCTATATCCGGGTGGCTGATTGCATTTGATAGGATTTGTCTTTGGGAAGAATCCATATCAAACGGAGTTTTCTGTAACTCGTTCCAAGTATCCAAAATGTCTTTCTCCAAAGGGGTGACAATCTGCTTTGTACGTAAGAGGTTGATCAAAATACTATAATCCATCGTTAGGTACCTCTCCCAAAAGGATATGATATCAAAATTGTGAAGCTTAGATAGACTCTTCACAGGAATAGCACCCAAAGACCAAGAGAATGCGATAGAGGGCCGTTCCGTTTCTTTAAAAATGAACATCGGTTTGCAAGGGCTTGACGCCGGTTTCTTGTATACACTGAAAGATACTGTCTCCATTATAGACAAAACGATTTGGATATACAAGAATTTGAATCTGCTGGTAAGGAAGAGGCGACATTTGCACGTTGCAACGAAAGCCTTGCACGTTTATACTGTAAGTAAAAGAAAAACGAGGAGGCACCCTCATGGCGGACGTGGAAAAACTGCGTAAGGTCAAACAGTGTATTGATAGCCTGGCGGAAGGACTGCACCCTTTTACCGGACAGCCTTTGCCAGAGGAGGATATTGTCAACGATGTGCGGGTGTCACGGAGCCTGTTTTTGGCATCAGCGTTTCTGCAGGAGCAGATGCAAGGAACAACGGCCAAGAAAACCGGCAAAAAACAGGCTTTCCGGTTGAGCCTGGAGGAACGGGAACGGGTGGAGTTTTCTTCCCGGCCCATTCCTGCCAGCGAGCTGGCCCGGCGGATGAACGAGGCTGTCGGTACACAGGACTGCAAGAAGATCAGCTATCGCCAGATCACCGATTGGCTGGTGGAAGTAGGGATGCTCAAGCTGGTGGAAAATGTGGCGGGTACACAGCGTCGCCGTCCTACCAATAGCGGGGAAAAGTTGGGAATCTCGGTGGATAACCGAATGGGACAGTACGGCCCGTACCAAGTTGTTCTGTACAGCGAGGATGCCCAGCATTTTATTGTGGATAATGTGGATGCCATTGTGGCCTTTGCATCACACAAAGAAAAAGGCGCACAGCGCTAGAAGAAAAAAGAGCAATTTGACGGTCTATCATATAAAGATCGGATGGGATGGAATAAGTCTCACAAATTGAAAGGTAGATAAAAAGGAACATGGTTTGCTATATCTTTTCAGATGATGTGTCACAACTTCATTGAACCAGAAATCTGAAAACCATGTCTTCTCATTTTTGCTTACTGCTTTCCTGAGTAGTTATAAACCATTTTGTGTGTCCATCTGCCTTTTTGTTTTCAATGGAGTGATCAACCCTTCGCATATCCTGAAGGAGGGAAGAGACGTATTTAGAATTGACGAACGGAAAACAAATACCGAGTTCGCCTAACATATGAATTATTTGGCTATTTGTTAGACTGCCCTGCTCCTCTAAAATCAGCAAGATCCATTCTTTCATCAGGGGGCGAAGAACTTTCCCCTGTTTGGCTTCAGCGATAAAAAATCCTTTATTTCGCTCAAATTTTAAGGTGCCTTCAAATGACTTTATAAAACCCTGCAGTGATAATAATTCGTTCAAGGAATTTATCAGCATGAGGGTATCCACTTTTTTGTTGGAGTATTTAAAACCATGTACGGAGGGATGCCTTCTGGCCTTCTTATTGGTGTCAATTGTAATCTTTTCATTAAACGAAAAATTTTGAAAAATAAAATCGATATTATGAGATAACATCATCAGTTGGAATGCTTCTACCGTTAGACAAGAAGTGGAAATATCTGAATAAAGGACCACTAAAGGTTTGAAAATTCCATTCCTTTTTGTCTGCCCTTTATTTTCAAGATACTTAGACAGAAGATTATCCAATATGGACATTAACGCATTATTTGCTATTGCATAGTCATGATTATTGTATGCGGTGGCTACTTGCCTGAAGAGCAACTTTTGACTTTTGGGCAATTTGTTTTCAGTAGCTGCAATTAACTCGTTGTCTTTGCCTGCTGAAAAATATTTGACCATATATTTGTCAAAATCTTTCTCATCATTAACTGTCTCGGTAAGTTCCTTGATGGTCGATGCATCAAACTGAAATGGCCAGGCCCAGTGAAAATTGTCCAGCTTATTCTCATAATTGGTATAATTTATAACACTGTTTGGATTGTTGAGAATTTCCTGCCACGCCGTTATTATATCTTGGAAATAATCGGTTGGAATAATATTCGTAAGGATTTGCTTGATTTTGTACGCAGCATTTACCAGTACATTGGCAGTGTTTAGAATTGCTTCACAGGTGCTTTGCAGTGTTTGAGCTATTGTATCAATGTTTAGCTGTGTTTTAATTATACTTTCTCTTATGCTTTCTCCAAGAGCCTCGTATGGCGAGTAATCTATACCAATCGAAAGTCTATCTGTGTCACAACTATTTGAAGAAGTTCTAGAGACATTCTCTTCGTTGGAATCCAAGTCATAAAATTCACTGTCCATCGTGGTAGCCCTCAAAATATCCGATTTTTTCTATTTTAACATAAAATGGAATGGGTGCATATCCTGGTTGGGGATATGCACTCTTTGTCTGCACTTTAAGTTTTCTTCTTTGACTGCTAGGGCTTCAATATCATCTCCTGTATCATCCCGTAATGTTTCCCGCTCTTCCTCGTGATCTTGTTATAATCATCCGATACCAGATAATCCAGCAGCCACGTTTTCGGCACCATGAACCGTGGGCGGCGCTGGATGGTGCGCAGGCGGCCCTCGGTGCACCAGCGGGAGACCGTGTGGGGCGTATAGCCGGTGAAGCGGGCGATCTGCTCTACGGTCAGCACGTCGGGGGCGTCGGCCAGCTGCTGTTCCAGATGGCGGCGAAGCAGCAGGCGGCTGACGATCTCGTAGTCAAGGGTACGGGTCAGGGATACGGCGGGCGGTTTGCGCTGCGGATAGTTCTTGTACCACCCGCTGGGAGGAGCGTAATGCTCCGGTTCGGTGAGACGGCGGCGCAGGTAGGCGGCCACGTCCACCTTGGCGATCTTGTAGCAGCGGGTGCGTTTGCCGGTGTGGAGGCAGGGCACCAGACCGCTCTGCAGAAGATACAGGGAAGTGCGGGTGCCGATGTGGCAGGCGATGCGGAAGTCGTTGCGGCTCATGGGATCGGGATAGGGCGCCAGCAGCGCGTCGATCTCCTCTGCCAGCCGGTCTTGCGTAACGGTCTGTTCGTTCATGGTCGGATTCTCCTTTGATGAAATTCGGACCCGGAGAAACCGTATCTGTATGACAAGATTCTTGGATTTTGGGGTGATTTTCTCGCCTGCGGGAAAATTCTGCGCCGGGACAAACTGGCCAGAACCTGCCCCGGCGGGCCAGATGCCCTGTCGGTTATCTTGCACGGCATCTTGCATTTTTCCCGGAAGGCGTTGCTTTTCGCCCCAAAGGGTGGTAGTATACTTTTACTTGTACCCACGCGGTTTTGTGGGCGGATGCGCCGGAAATCCACGTGGCGTGGTCAAAATAGACCGGACGAAACGGCCTGTTTTGACCCTGGGGGAGCACAGACGGCATTCGGGACACAAAACTCGAAATGCGATAGGGCGTTAACAGCGCCGCCAGAGTTCAAATCTCTGATGCTCCGCCAGAAGGCCGTCCTGTCAGTCGTGACAGGGCGGCCTTTTTCTTTTCCGGGGAAGAGGGGCTGGGCCCCGGTGGAAAATCCTACCCGGGGGCTGGAAATGGCGCAGGGTCCGTGCTATGATGGATGTGTTGCACAAAACGGGAAAAAACGTCTTTTGGGCGCTCCCGGCGACAGGAAGTTTGCTGTGCGGTGGGGAAAACTGCACACAAGACAAAGGATGTTACATACAAAAGGAGACCTATACATGCCCTGTACAACGATTCTGGTGGGCAAAAACGCAAGCCATGACGGCTCCACGATCATTGCCCGCAACGACGATGGCCAGTTTGAGGCCAAGCGGCTGTTGAGCCACCCGGCCCGGGAGAAGGCTTCCACCTACAAGACGGTGATCTCTCACCTGACGGTGGAGCTGCCCGGCGGCGCCCTGCGCTACACCGACTGCCCCAACGTGACCAAGACCAACGGCGTGTGGCCCGCCTGCGGCATCAATGAGGCCAACGTGGCCATGACCGCCACCGAGACCATCACCAGCAATGCCCGGGTCATCGGCGCCGACCCCTATGTGCGGTATCAGCCCAAAAAGGGCCGGGGCACCAAAGAGATCCCCGGCGGCATCGGCGAGGAGGACCTGGTGACGCTGGTGCTGCCCTACATCCGCTCCGCCCGGGAGGGTGTGCTGCGCACCGGCGCGCTGCTGGAGCAGTACGGCACCTACGAGCCCAACGGCATGGCCTTCGCCGACGCCGATGAGGTGTGGTGGCTGGAGACCATCGGCGGCCACCACTGGATCGCCCGGCGGGTGCCCGACGACCGGGTGGTGGTCATGCCCAACCAGTTTGGGCTCGACCACTTCGATTTTGCAGATGCCTGCGGCGAACAGAGGGAAAACCTCTGCTCGGCGGACCTGCAGGAATTCGTGGAAAAATACCACCTGGCGCTGGATACCGGCGACGGGTTCAACCCGCGGCTGGCCTTCGGCTCCCACTCCGACGCCGACCACATCT encodes the following:
- a CDS encoding nitroreductase — its product is MENNFLSLIKTRRSVRAYKPQPVPSEALDAVLEAGTYAPTGGGRQSPTIIAITDPKYRQEIARLNAEVMGNNTDPYYGAPVVILVLADGSANTFVEDGSCVLENMMLAAHALGLGTVWVHREREIFDSESGKALLREWKLPETLRGVGAIALGYPAKEAGQPAARKQNYIVRI
- a CDS encoding flavodoxin domain-containing protein; the encoded protein is MNQIIVYGSEYGTTKRYAEKLSQLSGIDAIGYEDVKTLQNYSRIIYLGGLYAGGVKGLKRTVKLIPPAAKLLLVTVGLADVTDPENIRNIRQSVSKQVPANLLQNTVLFHLRGGIDYSKLSVLHKTMMTLLYNKAKRLPDEKKTAEVRAMIETYNTKVDFVDYNALTPILEQIR
- a CDS encoding helix-turn-helix domain-containing protein codes for the protein MNEQTVTQDRLAEEIDALLAPYPDPMSRNDFRIACHIGTRTSLYLLQSGLVPCLHTGKRTRCYKIAKVDVAAYLRRRLTEPEHYAPPSGWYKNYPQRKPPAVSLTRTLDYEIVSRLLLRRHLEQQLADAPDVLTVEQIARFTGYTPHTVSRWCTEGRLRTIQRRPRFMVPKTWLLDYLVSDDYNKITRKSGKHYGMIQEMILKP
- a CDS encoding C69 family dipeptidase, which gives rise to MPCTTILVGKNASHDGSTIIARNDDGQFEAKRLLSHPAREKASTYKTVISHLTVELPGGALRYTDCPNVTKTNGVWPACGINEANVAMTATETITSNARVIGADPYVRYQPKKGRGTKEIPGGIGEEDLVTLVLPYIRSAREGVLRTGALLEQYGTYEPNGMAFADADEVWWLETIGGHHWIARRVPDDRVVVMPNQFGLDHFDFADACGEQRENLCSADLQEFVEKYHLALDTGDGFNPRLAFGSHSDADHIYNTPRAWFMARYFLPRTYQWDGENAHFTPESNDIPWSFVPERKVTVEDVRYLLGSYYQGTPYNPYDKNAACKGKYRTIGVPNSDVCGILQIRGYLPEAIRGVEWLSMGGSGFTACFPVYANVSAFPKYLSGTTDTVSTDSIYWQSRLIAALTDAQFGSSLILDERYQNAVMNRGQQLLYEYDEKIRQGAPAAILEEANGRIADMVKEESDKALGQILGNASEHMKIRYHRGDN